The genomic window GCGGGCCCCGTACCGGGGAAGCGGGGGCCCCGGAGATGTCTGGCGCGTCACCAAATGGACCTTGCCCGGCTACCAAGTGATTGGTAAGCTAGGGCAATCTTGGTCACCGTGGGTACCATGATTTGTTTGACTTTGGCACAACCGTTTTGTATACAGGTAGCCAGTGCCCAAGACTAACCATCCCCGGCGCCCAAAGCTCGGCGTGACGGAGCGCCAGACCTCCGGCGGGGGTACGAACGGGTCGAATGGCTCGCGGGCCAACGGCGCAGAGCGGCGACACGCGCCGGGCATCGCCCAGGAGGACGCCGAGCTCATCCTTCATGTCCTTCGCGAATTGCGAAAGGGCAACTTCTCGGTCCGGATGCCCCTGACCACGAACGGGGCCATGGGCAAGATCGCGGCCGAGCTCAACGGCATCATCGAGCTCAATGAGCGCAACGCCAAGAACCTCTCGGGCGTGGCCCGCGTCATCGGGGCCGTCGCCGGGGGCGATCTCTTCCAGACGATGGAGCTCGAGCTGGACGGCCGGCCGCTCGAGGGCCAGTTCCTCCGAACCGCCCGCACGGTCAACGCCATGGTTCAGCAGCTGCGCTCCTTCACCTCCGAGGTGACCCGCGTTGCCAGCGAGGTCGGCACCGAGGGCAAGCTCGGCGGCCAGGCCCATGTCAAAGGGGCGGCCGGTGTCTGGAAAGACCTGACGGACAACGTCAACTTGATGGCCGCCAACCTGACCGCCCAGGTGCGCAACATCGCCGACGTCACCACCGCCGTCGCCAAGGGCGACCTCTCGAAACAGATCACGGTCGACGTTCGCGGCGAGATCCTCGAGCTGAAGAACACGATCAACAGCATGGTCGATCAACTGAACGGGTTCGCCGGCGAGGTCACCCGCGTGGCGCGCGAGGTCGGCACCGAAGGTCGCCTGGGCGGTCAGGCCAGCGTGCCGGGTGCGTCCGGCACGTGGAAGGACCTCACTCAGCAGGTCAACCAGCTCGCCGCCAATCTCACGACCCAGGTGCGTAACATCGCCGAGGTCACGACCGCCGTGCAGAAGGGCGACCTCTCCAAGAAGATCACGGTCGAGGTCCGGGGCGAGATCCTCGAGCTGAAGGACACGATCAACGTCATGGTCGACCAGCTGAACGCCTTCGCCTCGGAAGTCACGCGCGTGGCGCGCGAGGTGGGCACCGAGG from Candidatus Dormiibacterota bacterium includes these protein-coding regions:
- a CDS encoding HAMP domain-containing protein yields the protein MAQEDAELILHVLRELRKGNFSVRMPLTTNGAMGKIAAELNGIIELNERNAKNLSGVARVIGAVAGGDLFQTMELELDGRPLEGQFLRTARTVNAMVQQLRSFTSEVTRVASEVGTEGKLGGQAHVKGAAGVWKDLTDNVNLMAANLTAQVRNIADVTTAVAKGDLSKQITVDVRGEILELKNTINSMVDQLNGFAGEVTRVAREVGTEGRLGGQASVPGASGTWKDLTQQVNQLAANLTTQVRNIAEVTTAVQKGDLSKKITVEVRGEILELKDTINVMVDQLNAFASEVTRVAREVGTEGRLGGQAHVPGASGTWRDLTDNVNSMAGNLTAQVRNIADVTTAVARGDLSKKITVDVHGEIRELKDTINVMVDQLNGFASEVTRVAREVGTEGKLGGQAQVPGVGGTWADLTDNVNAMAANLTGQVRNIAEVTTAVA